From a single Miscanthus floridulus cultivar M001 chromosome 8, ASM1932011v1, whole genome shotgun sequence genomic region:
- the LOC136470507 gene encoding uncharacterized protein → MEPSRNPRSPAPPPPHPYAAPQPRSAAAGRGPHTPSAPAKSPPCARPPQPTRKTYDGPLPQIELAPPRSPPPPYAAHLPSSTAAGRGHRTADPPPCPHPKRKAYGGSRPQIESAPRRSPPQAAINSATVEPDLRFRAPAAASVAARGASPVPAVAMGPEPRLVVTSAATASGFDTTGSTSGKRVSFTSPLCNHPIRSYCSIAATPTKSCLRSAAVRSPVLQFAAPGSTVTERRQLAGGAHSSARFASQDEDGWSLVLPRRWWRLPEFKSLEH, encoded by the coding sequence ATGGAACCGTCACGCAACCCCCGCTCCCCCGCTCCCCCGCCCCCGCACCCGTACGCCGCCCCCCAGcccagatccgccgccgccggccgcggccCCCATACGCCGAGCGCGCCTGCGAAATCCCCGCCCTGCGCTCGTCCTCCTCAACCCACTCGCAAGACGTACGATGGTCCCCTGCCACAGATCGAGCTTGCCCCCCCGCGCTCGCCCCCGCCCCCGTACGCCGCCCACCTGCCCAGTTCCACCGCCGCCGGCCGCGGCCACCGAACTGCGGACCCCCCACCCTGCCCTCACCCCAAGCGCAAGGCGTACGGTGGCTCCCGGCCACAGATCGAGTCCGCCCCCCGGCGCTCCCCACCCCAGGCGGCCATCAATTCGGCCACTGTGGAGCCGGATCTCCGGTTCCGCGCGCCCGCGGCTGCGTCGGTCGCCGCTCGCGGCGCGTCCCCTGTTCCCGCGGTCGCCATGGGGCCGGAGCCCCGCCTCGTCGTGACCAGTGCGGCCACCGCCAGTGGGTTCGACACGACGGGAAGCACGTCGGGCAAGCGAGTCAGTTTCACCTCGCCTCTCTGCAACCACCCGATCAGAAGCTATTGCTCCATTGCTGCTACACCTACCAAATCCTGCCTCAGATCCGCTGCTGTGCGGAGTCCAGTGCTCCAGTTCGCCGCGCCTGGCTCTACCGTCACCGAGCGGCGGCAGCTGGCCGGTGGGGCGCATTCAAGCGCGCGCTTCGCGTCACAAGACGAGGACGGATGGTCTTTGGTGCTCCCGAGACGTTGGTGGCGTCTCCCGGAGTTCAAGAGCTTGGAGCATTGA